The nucleotide window AAAGAAAAAAGAATCAATGTGAAAAAAGAGTTAGAAACTTTACCTCAAGAGTTTGTAGAAAAATTAAAAGAAAAAGCACTTCTAATGGATAATGATGGAATTTTTGAACTACTAAAAGAGTATGAATTATCAAATGATTTAAAAATTTATATCAAAAATTTAGTTGATGAATTTAAGTATCAAGAGTTGCTAAATCTAGTTTAATTTCCTTTTTTTATCTTTTTGTTACAATACACAAAAATACAAAAGGTTATTTATAATGGAAATAGAAATTTCAACACCTGCTTTATTATTCCCAGCTATTTCGTTACTTCTTTTAGCATATACAAATAGATTTTTAACAACAGGACAACTTATTCGTTCAATCTCTCATCAAGCAAGAGAACACGGTGGACAAGAATTGGCTGGACAAATAGAAAATCTAAAAAAAAGACTCGAACTTACAAAATGGATGCAATTTTTTGGAGTAGTATCGATTCTTTTATGTACGATGTCAATGTTTTCTCTTTTTTTAGAATTTCATAATTTTGGAAAAGCGATATTTGGATTGAGTTTAGTAACTATGTGTTTGTCTTTGTTTATCTCTTTATGGGAAGTTTATATCTCTTCAAATGCTTTGAATTTGGAGTTGAAAGATTTATATGAGAAGTGTAAATGAAAAAGATTATATTTTTAATTTTACTATCAGTTTTAAATATAAGTTTATATGCAAATGATTTTAATTTAGCATTAGAACTTCAAAATAAAGGTGAAATAAATAAAGCAGTTAGTTTATTTGAAAAGGCTTGTAATAATGATGATTTAAAGGCTTGTTATAATCTAGCAATTTTATATTTTGATGGAAAAGAGATAAAACAAGATTATTCAAAAGCTAAAAATTTATATACAAAATCTTGCGAAGCAGGGCATGTTTCTAGTTGTTATAATTTAGGACTGATGTATGACAATGCAAATGGTGTAACAAAAGATATATTAAAAGCAAAAGAATTATATATAAAAGCTTGTGATGCTGGCGATCCTTATGCTTGTATTAACACAGGATATATTTATGAAAATGATGA belongs to Arcobacter defluvii and includes:
- a CDS encoding DUF2721 domain-containing protein, coding for MEIEISTPALLFPAISLLLLAYTNRFLTTGQLIRSISHQAREHGGQELAGQIENLKKRLELTKWMQFFGVVSILLCTMSMFSLFLEFHNFGKAIFGLSLVTMCLSLFISLWEVYISSNALNLELKDLYEKCK
- a CDS encoding tetratricopeptide repeat protein; amino-acid sequence: MKKIIFLILLSVLNISLYANDFNLALELQNKGEINKAVSLFEKACNNDDLKACYNLAILYFDGKEIKQDYSKAKNLYTKSCEAGHVSSCYNLGLMYDNANGVTKDILKAKELYIKACDAGDPYACINTGYIYENDESLRDYEKAKKYYQKACDKDDSSGCHNLAVMYIKGLGTEQSYKKAKEYYQKACDMAYSSSCINLGVMYAKAQGVKQNSFKAKELFKKACDAGDAKGCRNYSVMNR